From a region of the Agrobacterium tumefaciens genome:
- the sthA gene encoding Si-specific NAD(P)(+) transhydrogenase, translated as MHQYDLIVVGSGPAGRRAAIQAAKLEKRVLVVEKGTRVGGVSVHTGTIPSKTLRETALNLTGWRERGFYGRSYRVKQEIDAEDLRRRLLITLDHEVEVLEHQFARNRVQHIRGTASFIDANTLKVVKNDGEILSVTGTSILLTIGTRPYRPPHIPFDGEAVIDSDEILEIKELPRSMIVVGAGVIGIEYATIFSALDTQVTVIEPRETMLEFIDKEIVEDFTYQLRDRNMKLIFGQKAEKVERDESGKCLVSLGNGRVLKAETVLFAAGRVGATDTLNLAACGLEADSRGRLKVDPVTFQTSVPNIYAAGDIIGFPSLASTSMEQGRIAARHAVGAPAGEPPQFFPYGIYAVPEISTCGLTEEEVLERGIPYECGIAHFRETSRGHIMGLDSGLLKMIFSLKTRRLLGVHIVGEGATELVHIGQAVLNLKGTVEYFVENTFNYPTLAEAYKIAGLDAWNRMGEKKE; from the coding sequence ATGCACCAGTACGATCTCATTGTTGTCGGTAGCGGTCCGGCGGGAAGACGCGCCGCCATCCAGGCTGCCAAGCTGGAAAAAAGAGTTCTGGTCGTGGAAAAAGGCACCCGCGTTGGCGGTGTCTCGGTTCACACCGGCACCATCCCCTCCAAGACGCTGCGCGAAACCGCGCTGAACCTGACGGGCTGGCGCGAGCGCGGCTTCTACGGCCGCTCCTACCGCGTCAAACAGGAAATCGATGCCGAAGACCTGCGCCGCCGCCTGCTGATAACGCTCGACCACGAAGTCGAGGTTCTCGAACACCAGTTCGCCCGCAACCGCGTACAGCACATTCGCGGCACGGCAAGCTTCATCGACGCCAACACGCTGAAGGTCGTGAAGAACGACGGCGAAATCCTGAGCGTCACCGGCACCTCCATCCTGCTGACGATCGGTACCCGGCCCTACCGGCCGCCGCACATTCCCTTCGATGGCGAGGCCGTGATCGATTCCGACGAAATTCTCGAAATCAAGGAACTGCCGCGCTCGATGATCGTGGTTGGCGCAGGCGTCATCGGCATCGAATATGCAACCATCTTCAGCGCACTCGACACCCAGGTAACGGTGATCGAACCGCGCGAAACCATGCTGGAATTCATCGACAAGGAGATCGTCGAGGACTTCACCTACCAGCTTCGTGATCGCAACATGAAGTTGATCTTCGGCCAGAAGGCGGAAAAGGTCGAGCGTGACGAGAGCGGCAAGTGCCTGGTATCGCTTGGCAATGGCCGCGTTCTCAAAGCCGAGACCGTGCTGTTTGCCGCCGGCCGCGTCGGCGCGACCGATACGCTGAACCTTGCCGCCTGCGGACTGGAAGCCGATAGCCGTGGCCGTCTGAAGGTTGATCCCGTGACGTTCCAGACCTCCGTTCCGAACATCTATGCCGCCGGCGATATCATCGGCTTCCCAAGCCTCGCATCGACCTCTATGGAACAGGGCCGTATCGCTGCCCGCCACGCGGTTGGTGCGCCCGCTGGCGAACCGCCGCAGTTCTTCCCCTATGGTATCTACGCCGTACCGGAAATTTCCACCTGCGGCCTGACGGAAGAAGAAGTTCTCGAGCGCGGCATTCCCTATGAATGCGGCATCGCGCATTTCCGCGAAACGTCACGCGGTCACATTATGGGTCTCGACAGCGGCTTGCTGAAGATGATCTTTTCGTTGAAGACCCGCCGCCTGCTCGGTGTCCACATCGTTGGCGAAGGCGCGACCGAACTGGTGCATATCGGCCAGGCCGTGCTGAACCTCAAAGGCACGGTGGAATATTTCGTCGAAAACACCTTCAACTATCCAACCCTTGCCGAAGCCTACAAGATTGCCGGCCTGGATGCCTGGAACCGCATGGGTGAAAAGAAGGAATAG
- a CDS encoding NAD+ synthase, whose protein sequence is MSDRQTTANHLRIAVGQFNPTVGDVAGNLAKAREARADAATQGADLLLLTELFISGYPPEDLVLKPAFLKACLKAVEELAADTADGGPGVIIGFPRQGETGRHNSVALIDGGKIIALRDKIDLPNYGEFDEKRVFSEGSISGPYNFRGVRIGIPICEEIWNDMGVCETLAESGAELLLVPNGSPYYRGKLDVRHQVALKQVIESGLPLIFANQLGGQDELVFDGASFAFNADKTLAFQMSQFEATLAVTDWKRNGDGWRCENGPFSKIPEGEEADYRACLLGFRDYVNKNGFKSVVLGLSGGIDSAICAAIAVDALGEERVRCIMLPYRYTSEDSLKDAADCARALGCRYDIVPIAEPVDGFMSALSDLFEGTEEGITEENLQSRARGTILMAVSNKFGSMVVTTGNKSEMSVGYATLYGDMNGGFNPIKDLYKMQVYAISKWRNDHVPPGALGPSGEVIPQNIISKAPSAELRPNQTDQDSLPPYPVLDDILECLVEQEMSVEDIVARGHDVATVHRIEHLLYLAEYKRRQSAPGVKITKKNFGRDRRYPITNRFRDR, encoded by the coding sequence ATGAGCGACAGACAGACCACTGCGAACCATCTCCGGATTGCCGTCGGGCAGTTCAATCCCACAGTCGGCGACGTGGCGGGCAATCTCGCCAAGGCGCGTGAGGCGAGAGCCGATGCAGCAACGCAGGGGGCCGATCTCCTGCTTCTGACGGAGCTGTTCATTTCCGGCTATCCGCCTGAAGATCTGGTTTTGAAACCGGCTTTTCTGAAAGCTTGCCTCAAGGCCGTGGAAGAACTGGCAGCGGATACGGCCGATGGCGGGCCGGGCGTGATTATCGGGTTCCCGCGCCAGGGCGAGACCGGCCGGCACAATTCTGTGGCGCTTATCGACGGTGGCAAGATCATTGCGCTGCGCGACAAGATCGACCTGCCGAACTACGGCGAGTTCGACGAAAAACGCGTCTTTTCGGAAGGTTCGATTTCCGGCCCCTATAATTTCCGGGGCGTGCGGATCGGCATTCCGATCTGCGAGGAAATCTGGAACGACATGGGTGTCTGCGAGACGCTGGCGGAAAGCGGCGCCGAGCTATTGCTGGTGCCGAACGGATCGCCCTATTATCGCGGAAAACTCGATGTTCGCCATCAGGTCGCGCTGAAACAGGTGATCGAAAGCGGCTTGCCGCTGATTTTCGCCAACCAGCTTGGTGGCCAGGACGAACTGGTGTTCGACGGCGCAAGCTTTGCCTTCAATGCCGACAAGACGCTGGCCTTCCAGATGAGCCAGTTCGAGGCGACACTTGCCGTTACCGACTGGAAGCGCAACGGCGATGGCTGGCGCTGCGAAAACGGGCCGTTCTCGAAAATTCCTGAAGGCGAAGAGGCTGACTACCGGGCCTGCCTGCTTGGCTTCCGCGACTACGTCAACAAGAACGGCTTCAAGAGCGTGGTGCTCGGCCTTTCCGGTGGCATCGATTCGGCCATCTGCGCGGCAATCGCCGTGGATGCGCTGGGCGAGGAGCGGGTTCGCTGCATCATGCTGCCATACCGCTACACTTCCGAAGATTCGCTGAAGGATGCTGCGGACTGCGCCAGGGCACTTGGCTGCCGTTACGATATCGTGCCGATTGCCGAGCCGGTGGACGGTTTCATGTCGGCGCTGTCGGACCTGTTCGAAGGCACGGAAGAGGGCATTACCGAAGAAAACCTGCAGAGTCGTGCCCGTGGAACGATCCTGATGGCCGTTTCCAACAAGTTCGGCTCGATGGTGGTGACGACGGGTAACAAGTCGGAAATGTCGGTCGGTTATGCCACGCTCTATGGCGACATGAACGGCGGCTTCAACCCGATCAAGGATCTGTACAAGATGCAGGTCTACGCAATTTCGAAATGGCGGAACGACCATGTGCCGCCTGGCGCCCTCGGCCCTTCGGGCGAGGTCATTCCGCAGAACATCATCTCCAAGGCGCCATCCGCCGAGCTTCGTCCCAACCAGACGGACCAGGATTCGCTGCCGCCATATCCGGTCCTCGACGATATTCTGGAATGCCTGGTCGAGCAGGAAATGTCGGTTGAGGATATCGTGGCGCGTGGTCATGACGTTGCCACCGTGCACCGCATCGAGCATCTGCTCTATCTCGCCGAATACAAACGCCGCCAGTCGGCGCCGGGCGTGAAGATCACCAAAAAGAACTTCGGCCGCGACCGGCGTTACCCGATCACCAATCGCTTCCGTGACCGGTAG
- a CDS encoding VOC family protein, with protein MNTNADQAIRFGRIAAMLPVKNIQTAHDFYVGVLGFTKTFENGNPVGFMILKQGNAELHLTLQPSHKAAPFNVAHMMVSDVDALHALCRAHGLRIIKGLQDKDYGLRAFVFEDPDGNRIDVGQAI; from the coding sequence ATGAATACCAATGCCGATCAAGCGATCCGGTTCGGCCGTATCGCCGCAATGCTTCCCGTCAAGAATATCCAGACGGCCCATGATTTCTATGTGGGTGTGCTGGGCTTCACCAAAACCTTCGAAAACGGCAATCCCGTTGGCTTCATGATCCTGAAGCAGGGCAATGCCGAACTGCACCTGACCCTGCAGCCATCGCACAAGGCAGCCCCCTTCAACGTGGCGCATATGATGGTGAGCGATGTCGACGCGCTGCACGCCCTTTGCAGGGCGCACGGCCTGCGCATCATCAAGGGCCTTCAGGACAAGGACTATGGTTTGCGGGCCTTCGTTTTCGAAGACCCGGATGGCAACCGCATCGATGTCGGGCAAGCCATATAA
- the bluB gene encoding 5,6-dimethylbenzimidazole synthase: MQPEDFRKAMRPASEFCEQDKAALYRAIETRRDVRDEFLPDPLPDDLVTRLLAAAHAAPSVGFMQPWNFTLVTDGAIKQAAWVAFRRANEEAAEMFSGERQALYRSLKLEGLRKAPLSICVTCDPTRGGDVVLGRTHNLRTDVYSTVCAIQNLWLAARAEGIGVGWLSIFHDSDIRVILDIPEHIEIVAWLCLGRVDTLYSEPELAVKGWRQRLPLEELVFRNGWGNR; encoded by the coding sequence ATGCAACCTGAAGACTTCCGCAAGGCCATGCGTCCGGCCAGTGAATTTTGCGAACAAGACAAGGCGGCGCTTTACCGCGCCATTGAAACGCGCCGGGATGTGCGCGACGAATTCCTGCCCGATCCGCTGCCGGATGATCTGGTGACGCGCCTGCTGGCCGCCGCACATGCCGCGCCATCCGTCGGTTTCATGCAGCCGTGGAATTTCACTCTTGTCACCGATGGCGCCATCAAGCAGGCGGCCTGGGTGGCGTTTCGCCGCGCCAATGAAGAGGCGGCGGAGATGTTTTCCGGCGAGCGGCAGGCGCTTTACCGCAGTCTGAAGTTGGAGGGACTTCGCAAGGCGCCGCTCAGCATTTGTGTGACCTGCGACCCGACCCGTGGCGGCGATGTGGTGCTGGGACGTACCCATAATCTGCGCACGGACGTCTATTCCACCGTCTGCGCCATCCAGAATCTCTGGCTTGCTGCGCGGGCTGAAGGGATCGGCGTTGGCTGGCTCAGCATCTTTCATGACAGCGATATTCGCGTCATTCTCGATATTCCCGAGCATATCGAAATCGTCGCCTGGCTCTGCCTCGGCCGCGTCGACACGCTCTATAGCGAGCCGGAACTTGCCGTCAAAGGCTGGCGCCAGCGCCTGCCACTGGAAGAGCTGGTGTTCAGGAACGGCTGGGGCAACCGTTGA
- a CDS encoding TolB family protein: MRSSIEIYNIRTRQMRVVWQTPELFEAPNWSPDGTYLLLNSEGFLYRLPLSGDPSPQKVDTGFATICNNDHGISPDGSMYALSDKVEFGKSTIYLLPSSGGALRLMTKNLPSYWHGWSPDGKQFAYCGIRDQVFDIYSMEIETGIETRLTHGEGRNDGPDYSADGQWIYFNSSRTGQMQIWRVRTDGSAVERVTDSAYGDWFPHPSPKGDKVVFISYDGDVFDHPRDLDVRVRLMDPDGGNVETLFDLFGGQGTMNSPNWSPDGDEFAYVRYFPVG, from the coding sequence ATGCGCAGTTCGATCGAAATCTATAATATCCGCACACGCCAGATGCGGGTGGTCTGGCAGACACCGGAACTGTTCGAGGCGCCGAACTGGTCGCCTGATGGCACGTATCTGCTGCTTAATTCCGAGGGATTTCTTTATCGCCTGCCGCTTTCCGGCGATCCTTCGCCTCAGAAGGTCGACACGGGGTTTGCGACGATCTGCAACAACGATCACGGCATTTCACCCGATGGGTCGATGTATGCGCTCTCGGACAAGGTGGAGTTCGGTAAGAGCACCATATATCTTTTGCCATCCTCCGGTGGCGCGCTGAGGCTGATGACGAAAAACCTGCCGTCCTACTGGCATGGCTGGTCGCCGGATGGAAAGCAGTTCGCCTATTGTGGCATTCGCGATCAGGTGTTCGACATTTATTCCATGGAGATCGAGACCGGTATCGAGACCCGCCTGACGCATGGCGAGGGGCGCAATGATGGCCCGGATTATTCTGCCGACGGGCAGTGGATCTATTTCAACTCCAGCCGCACCGGCCAGATGCAGATCTGGCGCGTGCGCACCGATGGTTCGGCGGTCGAGCGCGTGACGGACAGCGCCTATGGCGACTGGTTTCCGCACCCGTCACCGAAGGGGGACAAGGTGGTTTTCATCTCCTATGATGGCGATGTCTTCGACCATCCACGCGACCTCGATGTGCGCGTGCGGCTGATGGACCCCGATGGCGGCAATGTCGAAACGCTGTTTGATCTCTTCGGCGGGCAGGGCACGATGAACTCCCCTAACTGGTCTCCGGATGGGGATGAGTTTGCCTATGTCAGGTATTTCCCTGTCGGATAA
- a CDS encoding DUF1003 domain-containing protein, which translates to MSDISDYIVSHFKRSSREIGEVERRILELSHQKKLISTDTNAEFSAGASLGDKLADGIARVGGSWGFIIGFCCFLIFWAVINTIILTTGAFDPYPFIFLNLLLSMLAAIQAPIIMMSQNRQAARDRFEAAKDYEVNLKAELEVLSLHEKIDVKVLAELALLRQELAQLHSKVTDRKL; encoded by the coding sequence GTGTCAGATATCTCCGACTATATCGTTTCGCATTTCAAACGCTCGTCCCGCGAGATTGGCGAGGTGGAGCGGCGCATTCTGGAACTGTCGCACCAGAAGAAGCTGATCTCGACGGACACGAATGCGGAGTTTTCCGCCGGCGCCAGCCTTGGTGACAAGCTGGCCGATGGCATTGCCAGGGTCGGTGGCTCCTGGGGCTTCATCATCGGCTTCTGCTGTTTCCTGATCTTCTGGGCGGTGATCAACACCATCATCCTTACCACCGGTGCCTTTGACCCCTACCCGTTCATCTTCCTCAACCTGCTGCTTTCCATGCTCGCAGCCATCCAGGCGCCGATCATCATGATGTCGCAGAACCGGCAGGCGGCGCGTGACCGCTTCGAGGCCGCCAAGGACTATGAAGTCAATCTCAAGGCCGAGCTTGAGGTTCTGTCCCTGCACGAAAAGATCGACGTGAAGGTTCTGGCCGAACTCGCCCTGCTGCGGCAGGAACTGGCGCAGCTTCATAGCAAGGTGACAGACCGGAAGCTTTGA
- a CDS encoding PD-(D/E)XK nuclease family protein, whose protein sequence is MNIDIFLNKLSTAHRAFNQARSIYAPEVSPNFHLLGLFRPNEMTLSRILAWMITPSESHSQGSIFLFKFLDELKIPHNKGSSVHVRVEEAVAVGRLDISLLLEDGRKIVIENKPFASDQPRQLERYLAHTGKRGHVVYLPGNRREASQGSIKETHRLERLTDRRLIESSWIDLIPFFKACRDACHSPRVRAFIDEIPRYIRAEFEGISDLTETDNIIDQMMASAESIESSFLVGNALSTMKRRLITKLNTEIRSKLPSDWSSEGELSTTSGSAIFINYPNLRLRFYLGFERQNCGSFSYGLQWSPNTKKPSESSVAKIMENISLEVRNEADPSQDYPLWSWGTEADMIGLPMDWSSTAQPWQKIANGTASDKIVKTAKAYSDVAISFDHLVK, encoded by the coding sequence ATGAACATTGATATATTTTTGAATAAGCTAAGTACAGCTCACCGAGCCTTCAATCAGGCACGTTCAATCTACGCACCTGAGGTTAGCCCAAATTTTCACTTACTGGGGCTTTTTCGACCAAATGAAATGACACTATCGCGCATCCTTGCGTGGATGATCACTCCATCAGAATCTCACAGCCAAGGCAGCATATTTCTATTCAAATTTCTCGATGAACTGAAAATCCCCCACAATAAAGGTAGTTCCGTACATGTTCGAGTAGAAGAGGCCGTGGCCGTCGGTCGGCTAGACATTTCATTACTACTAGAAGACGGTCGCAAGATCGTTATCGAGAACAAACCTTTTGCAAGTGACCAGCCCCGACAACTGGAGCGGTACCTCGCCCACACAGGAAAGCGGGGGCATGTCGTTTACCTGCCAGGAAACCGACGTGAGGCTTCACAAGGCAGTATCAAGGAAACTCATCGATTAGAGCGTCTGACTGATAGACGACTTATCGAAAGCAGTTGGATCGACCTGATCCCCTTTTTCAAGGCATGTCGCGACGCCTGCCACTCTCCTCGAGTAAGAGCCTTTATCGACGAGATACCCCGTTACATCCGCGCTGAATTTGAAGGAATCTCTGATTTGACCGAGACAGACAATATTATTGACCAAATGATGGCCTCAGCCGAAAGTATTGAAAGCTCGTTCCTTGTAGGCAATGCTCTAAGCACCATGAAGCGAAGGCTGATTACGAAACTTAATACTGAAATCCGCAGTAAACTTCCATCTGACTGGTCATCCGAAGGGGAGCTAAGCACAACATCCGGAAGTGCAATTTTTATTAACTATCCCAATCTACGGCTTCGGTTTTACTTGGGATTCGAGCGCCAAAACTGTGGTTCATTTAGCTATGGCCTTCAATGGTCACCCAATACAAAAAAACCAAGCGAATCTAGCGTAGCGAAAATCATGGAAAATATCAGTTTGGAAGTCAGAAACGAGGCTGACCCCTCACAAGATTACCCGCTTTGGAGTTGGGGAACCGAGGCTGACATGATTGGATTGCCAATGGATTGGAGTAGCACAGCTCAGCCGTGGCAGAAGATCGCAAACGGAACCGCAAGCGACAAAATTGTCAAGACCGCGAAGGCGTACTCAGATGTCGCCATTAGTTTTGATCATCTCGTTAAATAA
- a CDS encoding LTA synthase family protein → MTLSRHTIHSRFVTSHRIPEFKSLRNSAPETAASEKAKSVFSFGLARGLSNRALSKGAAIAYTTANLVVISILLIVALEWIVRGTLTDVGPFLTSSVRPGMTTIASLALLIIALDAVFGRRYLSLIVIAPTLLLVALISAQKQTYLSDPLYPSDLLFGRQIVELLPTMLKAQPLVAALVVLGLCAVVGVLVFAWISVRKHAPSLRWRERVLSLALALPLLAGLGSLMEYSHYSWMRDRLNIIPMMWDQKENYRHNGFLMAFAFNIPMANVSAPDGYSENTIAELMPDSSAFAANKSDYPDVIMLMSESLWDPTRLKNVELSADPMPAIRAKQSGNVFSPEFGGMTANVEFEALTGFSNAFLPYGSIPYQQYIRRPVPSLASFFRGEGYSAIAMHPFQEWFWNRKEVYKNFGFEEFRSEETLPPMEKRGNFASDDALMEEIMTTADQTANPLFLFAVTLQGHGPYEADRYAANTIGVSGDLSAPASQALTTYTQGVVEADESLVKLMKWAKKRDRETIIVLFGDHLPPLGRTFMESGYMPGMVASRRAPLDVMKKEHETPLVVWSSKKGVQKNIGTISPSLLPYHILKTAGFSDPFYTDTLGELQDKFSVIDRHMLVTKEGDALPDWSISPKDVPQSVSNYRMLQFDMMFGKQYGRERFFPGFNWLNTEQQPSV, encoded by the coding sequence ATGACACTTTCGCGACATACGATTCACTCCCGCTTCGTCACGTCGCACCGCATACCGGAGTTTAAGAGTTTGAGAAATTCGGCGCCTGAAACAGCGGCTTCCGAAAAGGCGAAGTCTGTCTTTTCGTTTGGCCTGGCTCGCGGCCTTTCCAACCGTGCCCTTTCCAAAGGTGCGGCCATTGCCTACACGACCGCCAATCTTGTGGTGATCTCCATTCTGCTGATTGTTGCACTGGAATGGATCGTGCGCGGCACGCTGACAGATGTTGGCCCGTTTCTCACCTCGTCCGTTCGCCCCGGCATGACCACCATCGCCTCGCTGGCATTGCTGATTATCGCGCTCGATGCCGTTTTCGGCCGGCGTTATCTGTCGCTGATCGTCATTGCTCCGACACTGCTGCTGGTGGCGCTGATTTCGGCACAGAAACAGACCTATCTTTCCGATCCGCTCTACCCCTCAGACCTCCTGTTCGGCCGTCAGATCGTTGAACTCCTGCCGACCATGCTGAAAGCGCAGCCGCTGGTGGCGGCACTCGTCGTCCTCGGCCTCTGCGCCGTTGTCGGAGTGCTTGTCTTTGCCTGGATCTCCGTTCGCAAACATGCGCCATCGCTGCGCTGGCGCGAGCGTGTCCTGAGCCTGGCGTTGGCCCTGCCCCTGCTGGCCGGTCTCGGTTCGCTGATGGAGTATTCACATTATTCCTGGATGCGTGACCGCCTCAACATCATCCCCATGATGTGGGACCAGAAGGAAAATTACCGTCACAACGGCTTCCTGATGGCCTTTGCCTTCAATATTCCGATGGCCAATGTCTCTGCACCCGACGGCTACAGCGAAAACACCATCGCCGAACTGATGCCTGATTCCTCCGCTTTTGCCGCCAACAAGAGCGATTACCCTGATGTCATCATGCTGATGAGTGAATCGCTGTGGGACCCGACACGACTGAAAAACGTCGAGCTTTCAGCCGATCCGATGCCGGCAATCCGTGCCAAGCAATCCGGCAACGTGTTTTCGCCGGAGTTCGGCGGCATGACGGCCAATGTGGAATTCGAGGCGCTGACCGGCTTCTCCAACGCCTTCCTGCCCTATGGCAGCATTCCCTATCAGCAGTATATCCGTCGCCCAGTCCCCTCGCTCGCCAGCTTCTTCCGTGGCGAAGGTTATTCGGCCATTGCCATGCACCCGTTCCAGGAATGGTTCTGGAACCGCAAGGAAGTCTACAAGAACTTCGGCTTCGAGGAATTCCGCTCGGAAGAAACCCTGCCTCCGATGGAAAAGCGCGGCAACTTTGCCTCTGACGACGCGCTGATGGAAGAGATCATGACGACCGCGGACCAGACCGCGAACCCGCTGTTCCTCTTTGCCGTCACCCTGCAGGGACATGGCCCTTACGAGGCCGATCGTTACGCTGCCAATACCATTGGCGTCAGCGGCGATCTCTCCGCACCGGCATCGCAGGCGCTCACCACCTACACGCAGGGCGTGGTCGAAGCCGATGAATCGCTCGTCAAGCTGATGAAGTGGGCCAAGAAGCGCGACCGCGAAACCATCATCGTTCTTTTCGGCGACCATCTGCCGCCGCTTGGCCGTACCTTCATGGAAAGCGGCTATATGCCGGGCATGGTGGCAAGCCGCCGCGCGCCGCTCGACGTCATGAAAAAGGAACACGAAACGCCACTCGTCGTCTGGTCATCGAAAAAGGGCGTGCAGAAGAACATCGGCACGATCAGCCCGTCCCTGTTGCCCTACCACATTCTCAAGACGGCAGGCTTCTCCGACCCGTTCTATACGGATACACTCGGTGAACTTCAGGACAAGTTCTCCGTCATCGACAGGCACATGCTGGTGACGAAGGAAGGCGACGCCCTGCCCGACTGGTCGATTTCACCGAAGGACGTTCCCCAGTCGGTGAGCAATTATCGCATGCTGCAATTCGATATGATGTTTGGCAAGCAATACGGCCGCGAGCGCTTCTTCCCAGGCTTCAACTGGCTGAACACGGAGCAGCAGCCGTCAGTCTGA